The Leisingera daeponensis DSM 23529 genome includes the window GTCCCGGTCGATGCCTACCGCGGCGCAGGCCGGCCGGAGGCGACCTTCCAGCTGGAGCGGGTGATCGACAAGGCCGCCCGCGAACTGGGGGCCGATCCGATTGCGCTGCGCCGCCAGAACTTCATCACCGAGTTCCCCTATGAGACCCCGGTGGCGCTGACCTATGACACCGGCGACTACGTGGCGACCATGGACAAGCTGGAGGAGGTCGCGGACGTGGCGGGCTTCGCCGCCCGCCGGGCTGAAAGCGAGAAGAACGGCAAGCTGCGCGGCTTTGGCGTCAACTGCTATATCGAGGCCTGCGGCATCGCGCCCTCCAACATCGTCGGGATGCTGGGCGCGCGGGCCGGTCTCTATGACGCCGCAACTGTGCGGGTGAATGCCACCGGCACCATCAGCGTCTTTGTCGGCGCGCATGCGCACGGGCAGGGGCATGAGACCACTTTCCCGCAGGTGGTTGCGGATATGATCGGCATCGACGAAAGCATGGTCGATATCGTGCATGGCGACACCGGGCGGGTTCCGTTCGGCATGGGCACTTACGGGTCGCGCTCCATCGCGGTCTGCGGCTCGGCCATGGTGCGGGCGACCGAGAAGATCATCGCCAAGGCCAAGAAGATCGCCGCCCACCTGATGGAGGCCTCCGACGCCGATATCGAGCTGAAGGACGGCCAGTTCACCGTCGCGGGCACCGACAAGTCGGTGGCCTGGGGCGATGTCTGCCTGACCGCCTATGTCCCCCACAACTACCCGCTGGAGGAGCTGGAGCCGGGGCTGGAGGAGACCGCGTTCTACGACCCGGCCAATTTCACCTACCCGGCCGGCGCCTATGCCTGCGAGGTGGAGGTGGACCCCGACACCGGCAAGGTCACCATCGAGCGCTTCGCGGCTGCCGATGATTTCGGCAATATCATCAACCCGATGATCGTCGACGGCCAGGTCCACGGCGGGCTGGGGCAGGGCATCGGCCAGGCGCTGCTGGAAAATGCGGCCTATGACGAGGACGGCCAGCTATTGTCGGCGTCCTTCATGGATTACGCCATGCCGCGCGCCGATGACGTGCCGTTCTACCGGGTGGACCATTCCTGCCAGACCCCCTGCACCCACAACCCGCTGGGCGTGAAGGGCTGCGGCGAGGCCGGGGCCATCGGCTCACCGCCCGCGGTGGTCAACGCGGTGATCGACGCGCTGCAATCGGGCGGCAAGAATGTCACCCACATTGACATGCCGCTGTCGCCGTCGCGCGTCTGGGCGGCGATGAACGGGTAAGGGCTCATGGGGGCGCTGCCCCCATACCCCCGGAGTATTTTCGGAAAGATGAAAGCCGGTGCGCCGGTTTTCGGAAAGGATACGGAATGTATGAATTCGAGTTCGAAAAGCCCGCATCCGTCGCCGAGGCGGTGGCGGCGCTGGCGGAGGAGGACGCGCTGGCGCTGGGCGGCGGGCAGACGCTGATCCCGACCCTGAAGCAGCGGCTGGCGATGCCGTCGAAACTGGTGAGCCTTGCGGGCATCGCGGAGATGAAGGGCGTCAGCGCCGGTGACGGCGTGCTCAGCATCGGCGGCGCAACGACCCATGCCGAAGTGGCCGCAGCCGCGGCCGGGAGCTATCCGGCGCTGGCGGATCTGGCCAGCCATATCGGCGATCCGGCGGTCAGGAACCGCGGCACCATCGGCGGCTCGCTCGCCAACAACGACCCGGCCGCCTGTTACCCGGCGGCGGCGCTTGCCAGCGGTGCCACCATCGTCACCAGCACCCGCGAGATTGCTGCGGATGACTACTTCCGCGGCCTGTTCGAGACTGCGCTGAATGAAGGCGAGATCATCACCGCGGTGCGCTTCCCGGTGCCGGAGAAGGCCAATTACCAGAAGTTCGAGCAGCCCGCCTCCCGCTTTGCGCTGGTCGGCGTGTTTGTTGCGAAATACGCCGCCGGCGTGCGGGTCGCGGTCACCGGCGCGTCGGAGGCGGGCGTGTTCCGCTGGCGCGAGGCCGAGGCGGCGCTGGATGCCGGTTTTTCGCCTGACGCGCTGGACGGCCTCAGCCTGGATGCCGACGGCATGATCGGCGATCTGCATGGCACCAAGGAATACCGCGCCCATCTGGCGGCGGTGATGACCAGGCGGGCGGTGGCGGCTGCGGCCTGAGACCGGCTGAACCGCGGAGACGCAGCAGGCACCGGGGTCCGGTGCCTGTTTGCGTTTGGGGCCGGGGCACCCCCTTCAAGGCAAAAGAAAAGCCCCGCAGGCGGAACCTGCGGGGCTGTGCCATGCACCTGCGGTGCGGCTTATTTCTTGGCCAGCGGGCCGATCATCATGATCATCTGGCGGCCTTCCATCTTCGGCATGTTTTCGACCTTGCCGATATCCTTGGTGTCTTCGGCCACCCGTTCCAGCAGCTCGCGGCCGAGGTTCTGGTGCGCCATCTCGCGGCCTCGGAAGCGCAGGGTGATTTTCACCTTGTCGCCGTTTTCCAGGAACTTGAAGACGTTGCGCATCTTCACTTCATAGTCATGAGTGTCCGTGTTGGGACGGAACTTGACCTCTTTGACCTCGATGATCTTCTGCTTCTTGCGGGCTTCGCTCTCGCGCTTCTGCTGTTCGTACTTGAACTTGCCAAAGTCCATGATCTTGCACACGGGCGGGTTGGCATTGGGCGAGATTTCAACCAGATCCAGTCCGGCTTCGGCAGCCATGTCCATGGCTTTGGCCGGATGCACGACCCCGACGTTTTCGCCATCGGCGCCAATCAGGCGGATTTCGGGGGCGCGGATTTTTTCGTTGACGCGCGGGCCGGTATCACGTTGCGGCGGCGCGTTATGAGGTCTGCGGGCTATGACTGCTATCCTTCTGTCATTGCAAAAAGTGCGGGAACGCTACTGCCCCCGCGCGTGTGATTCAAGACTTATGCCGGGTATGGCGGCAGGAAAGCTGTTTTTCAAGGCCGCATATCGCAAACCGCCTTTGGAACAGGCGCTTTTGCGGGCTGTTGCGGCGGCCGGGGCGCAGGCGGCAACATCCTGAAAAGGCAGGGTCGCGGCGGGGTTCCGCCGGTTGGCGGGCGGCAGCGGCGCGGGAGCGCCATGAGGCTGCGGCCGGGAACTTTCCCCTTGAGCAAAGCCGCCTGCGGTCCCATTTGGCAGAACAGAAGGCGAGAGACCGGCCAGCAGGGCCGGATCATGGAAGGAGCCCGTTATGAAAAAACTGTTGATCGTGATTGCCGTGGCCATTGCAGCGGTGTCCGCCTATGTGCTGCTGACCGGCCCGGAACCGCAGGAGACCGTGCCGCAGGAAACCGTGCCGCAGGAGACCGTGCCGCAGGTGCAGGAAGAGCAGAGCAGCACCGTGCCGGAATCCTCCGAAGAGAGCGCGGCCCCGGCTGAACAGGCCGCCGAAGACGCGGCGGCGGCCGTGGAGGAGGCGATTGAAACCGGCGCCGAAGCGGCCGGCGCGGCAGTTGAAGCTGTGCAGGACACGCTGAATCAGGCGGTGGATGCCGCTGCCGGGGCCGCCGGGGATGCCGTTGACGCGATCCAGGAGTCTGCGGGCCAGGACGGCGGCGTGGCGGATTTGGCCGGTGAGGCCGTGGATCAGGCAGGCCAGGCCGCGGATGCCGCAGCGGACAGCGCGGCTGGCGCAGCGGATGCGGCGCAGGATGCCGCGGCAGATGCCGCCACTGAGGAGCTGAACAGCGCAACCGGATCGGCCGAGGGCGATGCGGCGGTGGAAACCGAAGGCACCGCCGGCAGCAACTGAGCGCTGCTGGTGACATAACGCCGCGCGGCCGGGCTGGACCGGCCGCCGGATCAGTGCAGCCCGGTCAGTGCGGCCGGGTCTGGGCCTGCTGGGCCACGCGGGCGATCTGGTCCAGAGCGGACTGGCCGCCCGTCTTTCCCGCCTGGGGCTGCGGCGCCAGGAAGGCCAGGAAGGTTTCCCAGCCGGCGGGGCTGCTGCCCTGTTTGCGGGCGCGCTGAATCTGCAATTGCGCGATGCCGACCAGATCCAGCGGTTTGGACCCGTCATAGGCGCTGCCGGTGATACCGGCCAGATGGCCGCGGAATTTCCTGCCCATCGAGTTCAGCAGAAGCATCGGCGCGGTCACCGGCTGCCCGGCCTGCACCAGCTCGTCGAACAGCTGGTCGATGTCCTGCGGCGCGATGGCGCGCGGGTCATAGCGCGCCTTGATGGCGGCAATTTTTTCGGGGATCGAGGGCTGCACCTGGTCCGTGCGGGCCTGAAAGCCTGCCACTGCAGCCTTGACGCGGGCCTTGCCTGCCTCTGTTCTGACGGACATGAAGACGGGCGCCTGCCCGGAGGCCAGTTCATTCTGCATTTCGAGCTTCTCCATTCTGGATACTTGCTTCCGGAATACAGAATCATCCCCAACAAATGATAAACGGGAGGCGGCGGCCTCCCGTCAAAACAGTGTCAAAAATGGGGCTGCCAGCGGCGGCCCCCCGGCGCCGGATCAGTCCAGGAACGCCTTTTCCACCACGAAATGCGCAGGCTTGGAATTGGCGCCTTCCTCCAGCCCGTAGGTGTTCTCGAACAGGTCCTTGAGCTCCAGGTTAAAGGCCAGGTTGCCGCAGATCATCGCGCGGTCGCTTTCCGGGTTCAGCGGCGGCACGCCGAGATCGGCAAACGCCTCGCCGGAGCGCAGCAGGTCGGTGATGCGGCCCATCTTGGGGCTCTCCTCGCGGGTGGTGGTCGGGTAGTATTTGATCTTCTTCCAGAAGCCTTCGCCGATCACCTCGTTCAGCAGCTCGTCGTGCTTCAGGCTCTCGATCAGCTCCCGGCCATAGGTCAGCTCGCCAGCCTCGCGGCAGGTGTGGGTGATGATCACCTCGTCAAATTTTTCGTAGGTTTCGGGCTCGCGCAGCAGCGAGGCAAAGGGCGCAAAGCCGGTGCCGGTGGCAAAGAACCAGATCCGCTTGCCGGGAACCAGCGCGTCATGCACCAGGGTGCCGACCGGCTTGGGGCGCAGGATGATCTCGTCGCCTTCCTTGATGTGCTGCAGCCTGGAGGTCAGCGGGCCGTCCTGCACCTTGATGGAGTAGAACTCCATTTCCTCGTCCCAGGAGGGCGACGCGATGGAGTAGGCGCGCAGCAGCGGTTTCTGCTTGCCGGTCTTGGGGTCCGGATCGCCCATCAGGCCGATCATCACGAATTCGCCGGAGCGGAAACGCAGGGAGGCAGGGCGGGTGCAGCGGAAGGAAAACAGCCGGTCGGTCCAGTGCTTCACTTGGGTGACGGTCTGGGCGTCGGGCAGGGCCGGCACCGCTTTGGCCGGTTTCAGGTCGGTTGCAGTGTCGGTCACGGGTGTCATCTCATTCATCGGTTCCACTGCCGGAGGAGTAGCCGGCACCTCTGATTAATCTTTGATACAGGTCAGGAAAAGCCCCCGTTTTGGAAAACCGGCCCCGCGCGTGACGCAACGGAACCGGTTTTGGAGGCATTTCCCGGGTTCGGGAGGGCTGGCTCAGCGGGCGGCGGTGCTGCCGCGCAGGCGGGCCTGATAGCTGTGGTCCTGCCAGTTGGCGCGGGCCAGCCACTGGTCCTCCGGCTGGCGGGCGGCCAGCTCATCGCTCAGCTCCACCTCGTCAAAGCCGGAGCGGCGGGCCATCGCATACTGGTCTGCGATCACATGGCCGAAGGCGCGCAGGCGGCCCTCATAACCCTTGAGGCGCAGCTGGCGGGCCAGGGTGAAGCCGCGGCCGTCGGCAAAGCTGGGGAAGGCGACCCGCACCAGCTCCACGCCGTCCAGCGATACCTCGTTCAGATTGGCATCCGAGGCCAGCTCCAGCACGTTCGAGCCGTCAAAGCCGCCGGTCCAGTCATCGGCGGCAAAGCCGGTGTCGGTCACGATAACAGTCATCTCACTCACGCTCCTGTGCGTACGAATTTGCCATCCACCACGTGGATGCCGCATTCTTCTTTGTTCTCTCCGCGCCACCGGCCGGCGCGCGGGTCTTCGCCTTCCTTGACCGGGCTGGTGCAGGGCGCGCAGCCGATCGACGGGTAGCCCTTGGCCACCAGCGGATGGCGGGGCAGGCGGTTTTCATCCATATAGGTGCGCACGTCCTCGGGCGCCCAATGGGCCAGCGGGTTGATCTTGAGCCGTCCGGTCGGGCCTTCCGGGCCGTCCTCGACCTCGAAGAACTCAAGCGCGGCGCGGCTGCCGGACTGGAACCGCTTGCGGCCGGTGATCCAGCCGTCATACCCGTCCAGCGCCTGTTGCAGCGGGATCGTCTTGCGCAGGGTGCAGCAGGCGTCCTTGTCGCTGAACCGCAGCGCGCCGTAGGGGTCTTTTTCGGCGATGTCACCGGCGCGGATAATGCGCACATTGCGCAGGCCCAGCCGCTCGCTCACTTCCTGCTGATAGATCAGCGTCTCGGTGAACAGCAGCTCGGTGTCCACGAACACAACCGGCGTCATCGGGTCGATGATCGCGGCCATGTGCAACAGCACCACGGATTCCGCGCCGAAAGAGGAGACCAGCGCGATGTGCCCTGCGTCCCGCAATGCGCCCTCCATCACCGAGGTGGCCGAGTGGTGGCGGTAGCGCGCATTGAGCGCTTCCGCCTTGGCGGCCAGCTCCCGGTCCCGGAGGGGGATTTCCCCTCCGGCGGGCGTGTTTCCGGCTGAATGGACCATCGGATCAGGCGACCTTTTTCTGTGCCTCGGGATAGAGCGCGGCCTTGAACGGCTCCATGCCGATCCGGCGGTAGGTTTCGAGGAAGGTTTCGTCCGCGCTTTCGCGCTGGTCCATGTAGACCTCGACGATGCGCTCCACGGCAGGCACGATCTCGTCATAGGCAAAGCCGGGGCCGGTGCGGGTGCCGATGGCCGCCGTCTCGGTGGCGTCGCCGCCCAGGGTGATCTGGTAGTTCTCCACCCCTGCGCGGTCGAGGCCCAGGATGCCGATGTGGCCCACGTGGTGATGGCCGCAGGCGTTGATGCAGCCCGAGATCTTGATCTGCAGATGGCCGATGTCGTGCTCCATCTTCAGCTCGTCAAAGCGGGTGGCAATCTCCTGCGCGACCGGGATCGAGCGGGCGGTGGCCAGCGCGCAATAGTCCATGCCCGGGCAGGCGATGATGTCGGAGATCAGGCCGATGTTGGCCGTGGCCAGGCCATGCGCTTTCAGCGTGGCGTGGATCGCGGGCAGGTCGTTCTTGTGGACATGCGGCAGGATCACGTTCTGCTGGTGGCTGATGCGCAGCTCGCCATAGCCGTATTGCTCGGCCAGATCGGCCATCACCCGCATCTGCTCTGCCGTCGCGTCGCCCGGAGTCTGGCCATGCGCCTTGATCGAGATGGTGGCGATGGCATGGCCTTCGGCGCGGTGCGCGTGCAGGTTGGTGTCGGCCCAGGCGCGGAACACCGGGTCGCTGGCATAGGCCGCGTCGAACGCACCGGTGGACCCGGAGCGGAACTCCGGCGCCTGGAAATGCGTCTTGATCTCTTCCAAGAGCTGCTGGTCGGTGCCGTCGTACTGGCCGCGGATCGCCATGAAGGCCTCCTCGGTCATCGCGCGGTAGGTGTCGATGCCGTTCTCGGAAACGGTGATCTTGATGCGCGCCTTGTACTTGTTGTCGCGCCGGCCCAGCACGTTGTAGACGGTCAGAACCGACTCCAGATAGGGCAGCAGATCCGCCTGCGGCAGGAACTCGCGCAGCACCTGGCCGATCATCGGGGTGCGGCCCAGGCCGCCGCCGACGATGACCTTGAAACCAATGTTGCCGTCCTTCTCGACCACCTGCAGGCCCACATCGTGCGCCTTGATCACCGCGCGGTCGCTGCCGCTGCCGGTGATGGCGATCTTGAACTTGCGGCCCAGGAACTGGAATTCCGGGTGGTCGGTGGACCACTGGCGGATCAGCTCGGCATAGGGGCGGGGATCGGTCAGCTCATCCGCGGCGGCACCGGCGAAATGGTCGGCGGTGGTGTTGCGGATGGTGTTGCCGGAGGTCTGGATGGCGTGCAGGCCAGCCTCACCCAGCGCGTCCAGCATGTCCGGAATGTCGCGCAGTTTCGGCCAGTTGTACTGGATGTTCTGGCGGGTGGTGAAATGGCCGTAGCCCTTGTCCCACTTCTCCGCCAGGAGCGCCAGGGTGCGCATCTGGTTCGGGTTCAGGGTGCCATAGGGGATCGCGACCCGCAGCATATAGGCGTGCAGCTGCAGGTAGACGCCGTTCATCAGGCGCAGCGGCTTGAACTCGTCCTCGGTGAGGGAGCCGTCGATGCGGCGCTCGACCTGGGCGCGGAACTGGGCGTTACGTTCGGCCAGGAAGGCTTCGTCGAATTCATTGTACTTATACATTGGCGTCAGCCTCCTGCTTGCCGTGGAAGTAGTTGGAGGGGCCGGTGCGGCGGAATTCCTCGCGGAAGTGGGTGGGCTCGGGGCCGTTCGGGCCTGCCTTGGCGTCGGCCAGATAGGCGCCGACGATCTTGATGTTCTGCTTCTCTGCTTCCAGCAGGCGCAGCTGGGCTTCGGCCTCGTCTGTGATCAGTTCTGCCTCCGACAGCTCGCGGGTCCAGGTGTCCTGGGCGGTGAAGTAGATCACGTCGCCTTCCAGCAGGTCGTTGGCGGTGATGACTTTGGGCGTAAAGGCGCGGGCCATTATGCAAGCTCCGTTTTGAGGTCGTTCAGGGCCGCCGCCGCCTGGCGCGGGGCAAGGCCCAGGAAGGTGAGGGCAGGGCCGCCGAAACCAGCCGCATCAAGGTCGGCAGGCAGGCGGTCCAATGTGGTGTCCAGCACCCGCTGATCGGGGCGGGAGGCGTTCTCGACGATGGTCACCGGCGTCGCGCGGTCTGCCCCGTGCATGATCAGGCGGCCCTGCACGAAACGCGCGGATTTCTTGCCCATATAGACGGCGGCCACCTCGCCCGGGCGCGCCAGCGCGGCCCAGTCATGATCGGCAAAGCCACTCATCGCGTGTCCGGTCAGGAACCGCACCGCGGTGTTGCGGCCGCGCTGGGTCAGGCTCTGGCCGATGGCGGCGGCCGCTGCCGAAGCGGCGGTGATGCCGGGAATGATGCTGTAGGCGATGCCCGCTTCCTCGCAGGCGGTCAGCTCTTCGTCCAGGCGGGCAAAGATCGCCGGATCGCCGCCCTTCAGGCGCAGCACCTTCTTGCCTTCTTTCGCCAGCTCCACCAGCCGGGCGTTGATGTCCGCTTGGCTGACCTGCGCGCCAAAGCCTTCCTTGCCGGCGTCTTCCAGCACCGCCTGCGGGCCGGCCAGAGCGAGGATGTCATCGCTGACCAGACGGTCGTGCAGGATCACGTCGGCGGCTTGCAGCGCGCGCAGCGCTTTCAGGGTCAAGAGCTCCGCATCGCCGGGGCCGGACCCGGCAAAGATGACCTGGCCCGCAGCCATACAGTCCATGCCGCCGCGGACGCGAGTGGCGGCATTGGCGGCATGTGTCGTTGGTGCGGACATCCCTGTACCCTCTTTGGTGTGTTTGACTTAAGGGTAGATATAGGAAATATTCCCGGTATCGCGCTATATGGGCGCGGAAATAAGAACAATGGTTTTGCCGCGGCGGGACATCGGGCCGTTTGGTCCTCACATAAGGAGAAAACAGGAATGACGGTGCGGATCGACGGCACGGACCGGAAAATTCTGGCTGAACTGCAACGGGATGCGAGCCAGTCGCTGGACGAAATAGCCCGCCGGGTGGGGTCTTCCAAGACCCCTGTCTGGAATCGGATCCGCAAGCTGAAGGAGGCCGGGGTGATCGGCCAGCAGACGGTGCTTTTGGATCCGGAGGCGCTGGGGTTCGAGGCCTGTTTCTTTGTCCTCATCCGCACCTCGGAGCATGAGGCGGAATGGCAGGCCAAGTTCCTGCAGGCCCTGCGCGACCGCCCCGAGGTGCAGGAGGCGCACCGGCTGGCGGGTGATATCGACTATATCCTCAAGGTGCGGGTGCAGAACGCGCGCGCCTATGATGTCTTCTATCAGGCGCTGATTTCCGAGGTGAAGGTGCACAATGTAACAGCGCTTTTGTCGATGGAGGAGATCAAGTCGACCACCATGCTGCCGCTGGGCGCCTGAGGCACCGGGGGGACGGCGGCCTGCCAGCCGCTGCGCTGCCCTGGGTGGAGCAAGGAGGGGGCGCTGCCCACGGTGGGGCAAGGAGGGGG containing:
- a CDS encoding xanthine dehydrogenase family protein molybdopterin-binding subunit codes for the protein MPKDQGIGASPKRREDVRFLTGAGNYTDDINVNGQAYVHFLRADVAHATINSIDTSAAEAMPGVVKIFTGADFAEVGGIPCGWGVTDRHGNPQQEPRHPIIADGTIRHVGEIVAAVVADTLEQARDAAEAIELSLSDKPAVVNMAAALAGGATKVHEDLTSNLCYDWVFGNSDDDAVQAAFDSAAHVTTLELVNNRLVANPMEPRVAIGDYSRGTDEYTLHTTSQNPHVIRLLMCAFVLGLPEHKVRVIAPDVGGGFGSKIFHYAEEAFCTFAAKACGRAVKWTSTRAEAFISDAHGRDHVTKIELALDADNNFTALRTNTMANMGAYLSTFSTSVPSYLHGTLMAGNYKTPIVQVNVKTVFTNTVPVDAYRGAGRPEATFQLERVIDKAARELGADPIALRRQNFITEFPYETPVALTYDTGDYVATMDKLEEVADVAGFAARRAESEKNGKLRGFGVNCYIEACGIAPSNIVGMLGARAGLYDAATVRVNATGTISVFVGAHAHGQGHETTFPQVVADMIGIDESMVDIVHGDTGRVPFGMGTYGSRSIAVCGSAMVRATEKIIAKAKKIAAHLMEASDADIELKDGQFTVAGTDKSVAWGDVCLTAYVPHNYPLEELEPGLEETAFYDPANFTYPAGAYACEVEVDPDTGKVTIERFAAADDFGNIINPMIVDGQVHGGLGQGIGQALLENAAYDEDGQLLSASFMDYAMPRADDVPFYRVDHSCQTPCTHNPLGVKGCGEAGAIGSPPAVVNAVIDALQSGGKNVTHIDMPLSPSRVWAAMNG
- a CDS encoding FAD binding domain-containing protein; its protein translation is MYEFEFEKPASVAEAVAALAEEDALALGGGQTLIPTLKQRLAMPSKLVSLAGIAEMKGVSAGDGVLSIGGATTHAEVAAAAAGSYPALADLASHIGDPAVRNRGTIGGSLANNDPAACYPAAALASGATIVTSTREIAADDYFRGLFETALNEGEIITAVRFPVPEKANYQKFEQPASRFALVGVFVAKYAAGVRVAVTGASEAGVFRWREAEAALDAGFSPDALDGLSLDADGMIGDLHGTKEYRAHLAAVMTRRAVAAAA
- the infC gene encoding translation initiation factor IF-3 — protein: MAVIARRPHNAPPQRDTGPRVNEKIRAPEIRLIGADGENVGVVHPAKAMDMAAEAGLDLVEISPNANPPVCKIMDFGKFKYEQQKRESEARKKQKIIEVKEVKFRPNTDTHDYEVKMRNVFKFLENGDKVKITLRFRGREMAHQNLGRELLERVAEDTKDIGKVENMPKMEGRQMIMMIGPLAKK
- a CDS encoding ferredoxin--NADP reductase; this translates as MNEMTPVTDTATDLKPAKAVPALPDAQTVTQVKHWTDRLFSFRCTRPASLRFRSGEFVMIGLMGDPDPKTGKQKPLLRAYSIASPSWDEEMEFYSIKVQDGPLTSRLQHIKEGDEIILRPKPVGTLVHDALVPGKRIWFFATGTGFAPFASLLREPETYEKFDEVIITHTCREAGELTYGRELIESLKHDELLNEVIGEGFWKKIKYYPTTTREESPKMGRITDLLRSGEAFADLGVPPLNPESDRAMICGNLAFNLELKDLFENTYGLEEGANSKPAHFVVEKAFLD
- a CDS encoding DUF934 domain-containing protein yields the protein MTVIVTDTGFAADDWTGGFDGSNVLELASDANLNEVSLDGVELVRVAFPSFADGRGFTLARQLRLKGYEGRLRAFGHVIADQYAMARRSGFDEVELSDELAARQPEDQWLARANWQDHSYQARLRGSTAAR
- a CDS encoding phosphoadenylyl-sulfate reductase, which translates into the protein MVHSAGNTPAGGEIPLRDRELAAKAEALNARYRHHSATSVMEGALRDAGHIALVSSFGAESVVLLHMAAIIDPMTPVVFVDTELLFTETLIYQQEVSERLGLRNVRIIRAGDIAEKDPYGALRFSDKDACCTLRKTIPLQQALDGYDGWITGRKRFQSGSRAALEFFEVEDGPEGPTGRLKINPLAHWAPEDVRTYMDENRLPRHPLVAKGYPSIGCAPCTSPVKEGEDPRAGRWRGENKEECGIHVVDGKFVRTGA
- a CDS encoding nitrite/sulfite reductase, with the translated sequence MYKYNEFDEAFLAERNAQFRAQVERRIDGSLTEDEFKPLRLMNGVYLQLHAYMLRVAIPYGTLNPNQMRTLALLAEKWDKGYGHFTTRQNIQYNWPKLRDIPDMLDALGEAGLHAIQTSGNTIRNTTADHFAGAAADELTDPRPYAELIRQWSTDHPEFQFLGRKFKIAITGSGSDRAVIKAHDVGLQVVEKDGNIGFKVIVGGGLGRTPMIGQVLREFLPQADLLPYLESVLTVYNVLGRRDNKYKARIKITVSENGIDTYRAMTEEAFMAIRGQYDGTDQQLLEEIKTHFQAPEFRSGSTGAFDAAYASDPVFRAWADTNLHAHRAEGHAIATISIKAHGQTPGDATAEQMRVMADLAEQYGYGELRISHQQNVILPHVHKNDLPAIHATLKAHGLATANIGLISDIIACPGMDYCALATARSIPVAQEIATRFDELKMEHDIGHLQIKISGCINACGHHHVGHIGILGLDRAGVENYQITLGGDATETAAIGTRTGPGFAYDEIVPAVERIVEVYMDQRESADETFLETYRRIGMEPFKAALYPEAQKKVA
- a CDS encoding DUF2849 domain-containing protein, which produces MARAFTPKVITANDLLEGDVIYFTAQDTWTRELSEAELITDEAEAQLRLLEAEKQNIKIVGAYLADAKAGPNGPEPTHFREEFRRTGPSNYFHGKQEADANV
- the cobA gene encoding uroporphyrinogen-III C-methyltransferase yields the protein MAAGQVIFAGSGPGDAELLTLKALRALQAADVILHDRLVSDDILALAGPQAVLEDAGKEGFGAQVSQADINARLVELAKEGKKVLRLKGGDPAIFARLDEELTACEEAGIAYSIIPGITAASAAAAAIGQSLTQRGRNTAVRFLTGHAMSGFADHDWAALARPGEVAAVYMGKKSARFVQGRLIMHGADRATPVTIVENASRPDQRVLDTTLDRLPADLDAAGFGGPALTFLGLAPRQAAAALNDLKTELA
- a CDS encoding Lrp/AsnC family transcriptional regulator → MTVRIDGTDRKILAELQRDASQSLDEIARRVGSSKTPVWNRIRKLKEAGVIGQQTVLLDPEALGFEACFFVLIRTSEHEAEWQAKFLQALRDRPEVQEAHRLAGDIDYILKVRVQNARAYDVFYQALISEVKVHNVTALLSMEEIKSTTMLPLGA